One window of Populus nigra chromosome 5, ddPopNigr1.1, whole genome shotgun sequence genomic DNA carries:
- the LOC133693247 gene encoding protein SHI RELATED SEQUENCE 1-like has translation MAGLFSLGRDSSSSGNNQEQQQNNNNSNPPTEIPQENWFCYRSEDNSYKGFEPWQQHHHHQELLHQRHQNPQQDLYSSAVGLGVGPSRASINISDESSSRSAAAAAFMMMRPVGSGVGGSISCQDCGNQAKKDCVHMRCRTCCKSRGFECQTHVKSTWVPASKRRERQHQLTIFQQQQLQIRGENPKRQRENPSPSSLACTHLANNMSGLELGNFPAEVSSPALFRCVRVSGIDESEEMLAYQTAVNIGGHVFKGVLYDHGPESNYLAPGETSSGGGGGGGGGVQPLNLIAAGTATTSATISATGGGGVTVASTTASFLDPSSLYPAPLNTFMAGTQFFPNPRS, from the exons ATGGCTGGCTTGTTCTCATTAGGAAGAGATAGTAGTAGTAGTGGTAATAACCAAGAACAACAACAGAACAATAACAACAGCAACCCACCAACTGAAATTCCACAAGAAAACTGGTTTTGCTACAGAAGTGAAGACAATTCTTACAAGGGTTTTGAGCCATGgcagcaacaccaccaccaccaagaaCTTCTTCACCAAAGACACCAAAATCCACAGCAAGATCTCTACTCATCAGCTGTTGGTTTAGGTGTAGGACCCAGTAGAGCTTCAATCAACATCTCTGATGAATCCTCATCAagatcagcagcagcagcagctttcATGATGATGAGGCCTGTTGGTTCTGGAGTGGGAGGTAGCATAAGTTGCCAAGATTGTGGCAACCAAGCAAAGAAAGATTGTGTACACATGAGGTGTAGGACTTGTTGTAAGAGTAGAGGATTTGAGTGTCAAACCCATGTGAAAAGCACTTGGGTTCCAGCCTCTAAACGCCGTGAAAGACAGCATCAATTAACTATTTTCCAGCAGCAGCAACTGCAAATTCGCGGAGAGAATCCTAAACGACAGAGAGAAAATCCAAGCCCTTCTTCTCTTGCTTGCACTCACTTGGCTAATAACATGTCAG GGTTAGAACTTGGGAATTTCCCAGCAGAAGTGAGCTCTCCGGCATTATTTCGTTGTGTTAGAGTGAGTGGCATTGATGAAAGCGAGGAGATGTTAGCTTATCAAACTGCCGTAAACATTGGAGGGCATGTGTTTAAAGGAGTTCTTTATGATCATGGCCCCGAAAGCAACTACTTGGCACCTGGTGAGACATCttctggtggtggtggtggtggtggtggtggagtaCAGCCACTCAATTTAATCGCAGCTGGCACAGCCACAACATCTGCCACAATTTCAGCtactggtggtggtggtgtaaCGGTGGCGTCTACTACAGCTTCATTTCTTGATCCTTCCTCTTTATATCCCGCTCCACTTAACACTTTCATGGCTGGTACGCAATTCTTTCCGAATCCAAGATCATGA